A window from Nocardioides mesophilus encodes these proteins:
- a CDS encoding DUF3311 domain-containing protein, with translation MSHSPARPGHDAGTRPLWITVAVLLAVGIVVPLLVWTYDTEEPRLWGFPFFYWFQFLLIPIVSALTYVAFKLSETATARDRVSRGLPRHSADSPAARKEEGR, from the coding sequence ATGTCCCACTCCCCTGCCCGTCCCGGTCACGACGCCGGGACCAGACCCCTCTGGATCACGGTCGCCGTCCTGCTCGCGGTCGGCATCGTCGTCCCGCTGCTGGTCTGGACCTACGACACCGAGGAACCCCGCCTGTGGGGCTTCCCGTTCTTCTACTGGTTCCAGTTCCTGCTGATCCCGATCGTCTCGGCACTGACCTACGTCGCGTTCAAGCTCAGCGAGACCGCGACGGCTCGTGACCGGGTCTCCCGCGGCCTGCCCCGGCACTCGGCGGACTCGCCGGCCGCC
- a CDS encoding DUF2785 domain-containing protein, with protein MESAFWDRVVAEGHKVPVDRSLTDLTTELTTMLGDPDPHRRDALAFEVLATWVAEGVYDHLLEGLGDGMASGLLVGIGQRDTDTVFRRSFSALVLAQCLGRDNEQHLLPPDTVLRWGDRLAGWLVREQDLRGFVEGKGWAHAIAHGADALGALAGSEAVGRLELTVLLDVIADRLLLDSDQRFLHGEDDRLAMATLEVLRRDLLGMEVLEPWVARLSGAARFDVDSPGDPYRVAGDVRAYLRALYLQLSLAPRPPAVRADLLLVLIEQLRLVDPYLRS; from the coding sequence ATGGAGTCGGCGTTCTGGGACCGCGTCGTGGCGGAAGGCCACAAGGTGCCCGTCGACCGCTCCCTGACCGACCTGACCACCGAGCTCACCACGATGCTGGGCGACCCCGACCCGCACCGCCGCGACGCCCTCGCCTTCGAGGTGCTGGCGACCTGGGTGGCGGAGGGGGTCTACGACCACCTGCTCGAGGGGCTGGGCGACGGGATGGCCTCCGGTCTCCTGGTCGGCATCGGCCAGCGCGACACCGACACGGTGTTCCGCCGCAGCTTCTCGGCCCTGGTGCTCGCCCAGTGCCTCGGCCGCGACAACGAGCAGCACCTGCTCCCCCCGGACACGGTGCTGCGCTGGGGCGACCGGCTGGCCGGCTGGCTGGTCCGTGAGCAGGACCTCCGCGGGTTCGTCGAGGGCAAGGGCTGGGCGCACGCGATCGCCCACGGCGCGGACGCGTTGGGCGCGCTCGCCGGCTCCGAGGCGGTGGGTCGCCTGGAGCTGACGGTGCTCCTCGACGTCATCGCCGACCGGCTGCTGCTCGACTCCGACCAGCGGTTCCTGCACGGCGAGGACGACCGGCTGGCGATGGCGACGCTCGAGGTGCTCCGGCGCGACCTGCTGGGGATGGAGGTGCTCGAGCCGTGGGTGGCCCGGCTGAGCGGGGCCGCCCGGTTCGACGTCGACTCGCCGGGCGACCCCTACCGCGTCGCCGGCGACGTCCGGGCCTACCTGCGCGCGCTCTACCTGCAGCTGTCGCTGGCCCCGCGCCCGCCTGCCGTCCGGGCCGACCTGCTGCTGGTGCTGATCGAGCAGCTCAGGCTGGTCGACCCCTACCTGCGGTCCTGA